In Oreochromis niloticus isolate F11D_XX linkage group LG12, O_niloticus_UMD_NMBU, whole genome shotgun sequence, the DNA window AAGAAGACAGTGTGACACATCACTGCCCACCACAGGCCTCTCTTCATCAAGTATTCTTTTAGGAAGGAGTCCTTTGAGCTGAGAGTAACTTCGTCTGGATAATGTAAAATATGGAAAATAGTGATTTACTTTCTTAATCTCATCCAAATGCTTTTGGAAGTCCATTATTATTAGTGCATCTTTAATGTGTCTAGTTCATAGACACAAATAAATATGCAcctatacgcttcttctggtAGTAGAAAACAGAGGGtcagattaaataaatataGGTAGGGGTCAAAGGGAGGTTGTGTTGAAAGTTACTAAAGGGGAGGATGAAATCTTTGCACTTCTATAAGGTctattatttataaaatattaaatcagTCTGTTAAATTTTTTAATGTAGTTAGGTAGCACATTTTGAACAGCTAAACGTCATGACTGCCATCCATATACATAGTCTTTAGCAACTATAGTAGATTCATCATTCATCAAACGGCTCCCTTGAGCAGCATTCTGCAGAAGCGTCAGCGAGGTGCTGTGCCGGGATCTCTCCTGCTGGAACAATGTTAACGGAGATGACTTTGGCGGTGATCACGTCCTCTCACTCAGCACCCTCTGCTTAGCTTTGCTCTTACGCAACACACAGTATTTATAGGGGGGtgagtaaatgtgtgtgtgtgtttggtgtgtgtttttggtgtctgcgcgcgtgtgtgtgtgtgtgtgtgtgtgtgtgtgtgtgtgtggggggtgaTCTCACAGCTTTATTCATAGTGGGTGTCGTCCCTCTCCAGAGACTGGGTCGATGCAGGAGTTTGAAGGAAGAGAGTGGGCGGTGTTATAGAACTTCTTAGATCtactgattgtgtgtgtgtgtgtgtgtgtgtgtgtgtgtttgtgtgtgtgtgtgtgtgtgtgtgtgtgtgcgtgtgtgcgtgtgtgtgtgtgtgtgtgtgtgtgtgtgtgtgtgtgtgtgtgtgttgtacctATCAAGGGCAGCACTGGTGGCCATACTTCGAGCAAACCCTTTGACGCCGTACTGTCTGAAGTAGGGGATGGTGGAGAGGTTAGCACCCATGATGGCCACTGAGTCTGATGGGTTCACAAAGAAGCCATTTTCTCCAAGGATCATGTATCGGTCCTGAGAAcatcacaaaaacataaagtgcTTTGTGAGTCCTGTGTAGTTAGTTATAGCTTTAAATGTAGCCTAACTGCATTAATTAACCCTTTTATAGTACATGTATTGCCTACAAACCCCACAAAAAGACCAAAACGAATTGCTTAATCCTCCTCAGGCCACCACTGTTGTTGTAAAGCTAATGTCCCTTCATTACAATGAATATAGCCCCTCtagtttattttaaatcagtCCCCAGCACGCCATCCTGCTGCCGTAAATACTTTTGAACTCACCAAATAATGACTTAAATAGTAATGAGCTGAATTCTGCTGAAGGGATAGGGAATCTGTCACGTTTTAAGACACTGATTAGAACATTGTTGGTCTTTTTATGAGCGTTACTGATAATGAAGAAACATATGAAACAACATCCTTTAAGGACAAAGAGTGGTTGTAACACAAACATTCATGTTACTATAAATGATCTTTAGTAGAGGGTTACAAAACAGAACAGTACAAGTAACAAATTCTCAGTACAATCCCCCCACCACCCCACAGGATTCATTATTACTGTGGGGAGCGTGGAAGATATCGGTTACTATATATccccaaaaaagaaacatcCACCCAGTATGATAATAACCACCGGTGCTAATCACAGTGGAGATACCGATCCTTGGGggagaaacagagcagatgtgATGTAATTCTCCTGATGTTACACTACTAAGCAAACAGTGTGTGCCTGTGTCTGTTTATGCGGAATAAATGTCTATTGGATGACATTGTGGAAAAAGTGAGACGGCCATTGGATTATTGTGGATGCACTGCAACTTCGCGCCCATTGCCTTCACTCCTGATATCAACGTGCaattataaacaaataaaaaataaataaggattTCTCTGCCGTCTCTGGCTGGAGTCAATATCTTGGATGTAGCTTTTATAGCAATAAAAGTCAGCTAGGCTTAAAGAAATGAATGAATAGATTGTGGAGCGACGTGGTATGTAAATACCACAAAAAGgatctatttaattatttaatattttggaTTATTAGCGATATTATGGATGTATGAGGACTAAAACAGCCACAGCCACTTAAATATGTTCTTAAATATGATCCCAGCGCACACATAGGTcagtattttctgtttctttttaaaaatatttttttaaatgacttatTAAACCAAATTTTGAAGGATATATATCACCATCATCTGCAGGAGTCTAAGTTACTAAAGATCTCTTAATGCATTTTCCAATCCCTGtattttaatttccttttaaGCCAAATCCAGTTGAAGGAATACTGGGCAATTCACAGCAGACAGCTCATAATATTCTTTAGGAACATCCTCCTGTGCAGTACAGATTAATAAGAGacataaataaaagacaaacatCCCTAAAATGTATAGTAAGTGATTTCGAGTATTACCTATTAatttttgcatttacttttttGTGCACTTCTTCCTTTGTCCTGCTTAATAAGAGTgtttgcagttatttgttattttatccAGTTTTTGAATAACTTGGGGGTCTGTGTAAACGTTTCAAATGTCGCTTTAATTCTGATGTTTTTCacggttgtttgttttttaaggcaAACAGTACTGAAGCAGCTTTCCCCTCAAGACAGCCCAGAAGACATCCTACAAGACTTTTGTCACTGTGCAGAAAATAATTATCTATACCTAAGAAATTGGTTCTAAGGTTATGTAACTTTCTCCCTGCCCCCTTTTTTCCAGTGTAAATTAGTAGCCAGTTGTCAAAGGATGAATGTCCTGGGCATAGGTAATCTTAAGATTACGAttttactttaataaaactTTGAGTTTGAGTTTTTTAGGTCCTGCGCATGTTTCACAATATAAGCAGTGAAGCCTTTCTGTTTCCTGATATAATAGagggcttttaatttgaaacagGAAATCTTGTTTGTATAAAGCGTTTACTGCAGTaaccaaacattaacagagGTACACGATACACTCTGTGATTACTGAATTACATTAAAAGCCACTTCCGGCTGTTCCCTTTCATTTGTGAagaaaatgtgtaaaccactattATATGGTACACTTGAAAAGTATCAGAGCATGGATGTCTTGAATAAATGATTGCACATTCTGGAGTAGGACTTCTAGCAAATGGCTTACCCCATCTGCATCAAATGCCGCCCCAAAGCCAAAGTCGCCTCCTTTCATGGACTCTACCAGAGAGGTGGCATAAGTCAGGTTGGGCTCAGGAGGTCGGCCACCAAAGTCCTCCAGAGGTACACAGTTTACAGCAGAGTTAGCAGGGGCTCCCAACTCATCACACAGAATCCTACGTACATAGGGGCCCATCACTGTAACAAAGCAAAAGGTGAGTAGAAGTTAGCAGAATAATATGAATAACATTAACTGCAGTGCAGGGCTTACAGGACGTATGATGATGAACTGACCTCCGTTCATGGCATCTATGTGTATTTTAAGCTGATCTGGTCCTGTGAGGAGACTTTTAATGGCAGTGAAGTCAAAGATGTTTCGTAGCATTTGTAGATACACTTCAACCGAGTCTACAATCTCCACTGGATAGAGACAGAAGAACCTGTTAGTACTGGATGagagtatgttttttttctgtgcattttgaGTGAAAGAAAGAGGGGTTCTACTAGCATCACACAACAGGAAGGTTTGTAGCAATGTGGGGAAAAATCCACGCTTGTGGATAATACTGAAGAATTCAGAATGATGCAGAGAAGCTTTTTAACTAAACATGCACGAATGTTGTACCTCTGAAAGGTTTGAATTTGTTCTCGAGGTCAAACTCCTGTCTTCCTAGCCTAGAGAGATCAATGCGGAGATCAGGGCATATGGCGTACTCCTCGAGTGTCCGGCTCACCTGGTAGATCCTCTCCATCACTGTGTCTGGAGAGGGCCCTGCcagacagagaaacaaagacaatgaaaaatgtatcccTCACTGGTGTTACAACTCTTGGCTGTGCAAGAGTCTTTGGATACATGTATGGGTTTACTTAACTGCCCATCCACGAGAAGGTGTGGCACAAAGGCATGCTTAGAGAAACTTGTAATGTTATTAAAGTTGTATTTGGTGCTCTAGATTTTTTAACTTATGGATGTAGTGATTGGAACAAATCACCTGTATTTGTCAATTCTGATATCACACTCCATTTTATATCATGGCCTAGGAGCCAAGTTGTAACATTAGCATTAATTTTTGCCTCAAAATATAtacttttttaaatcaaattgtCTTAAACTTCTATGTTTGACTTTAAAATTTCTAAATAAGAATCAGATGGAAAAGCAAATATATTTTCTAAATCCTCACCTCCGTTTGCCACATTGAACTTGATTCCAAAGTCTCCTCCAGGGCCTCCAGGATTGTGACTTGCCGTAAGGATAATCCCTCCAATGGCCTTGATCTTCCTGATGATGCAGGAAACTGCAGGGGTGGACAGGAGCCCACTGTGGCCAATTACCAGACGACCAATCTGTGCATCACCAATATTATTGAGAGGCATTAATGCTTTCATATCATTCCAGATATCACCTGGTCTAAAatcataatataatataatgtctttgtgtttcaaaAAGAGTCATAATGCtttataaaaacagaatgcaacaTATTTGTAAAAAAGTTACAAATTTTTGTTCCATTTTCAATCAAACATATGCTTTGAATTTTTTTGAAATCCACataatattgtttttaattaacattttatACAGCTTTGCAACCTTTTTGGATATTgcgttgttaaaaaaaaaaccaacatatTTGTTTCTCTCCTGATCtcaaaaagttaaaaatcacAGCAAAAAGTGGACCAAAAGCTTCCTGTCCCAGAGAATCTTGTCATTCTGCGGGCGACTAATTGGCTGCCTGCTTTAAAAGGCAAATGATCCCCCCCTAGAAGGATGCCTAAATAACAGAACTACGCCTCTATTTATACTAAAGTGGTAATACCACCAACATAATTCTCCTGCATACCAGCTTCTCTAAATAAAATTGTCCTCACTGGAGAGGAATTTGCTCTCCTGGCATCCTCTAAACATCCGGGATGTTGCATGTGTATATAAAGGACTGATCAGAAAGTGAGGGAAAGCCCTAACAAATGGAATCTTCTCAGTAACCAGCGTCGAGAAGGATAGCACATGCACTGGGTGGGTAGTTGGCAAGTGTTTCTATTATCCTTCTGGTTCTTTTCCTTGCAGTATGACAGGGGATCCCCACCATGTAGACTTAGCCCTTGATAGATTGAACAGAGAGGTGTGGGCAGTGTGTTGGCGGTGGTGGGGGGCAGACGTAGGCAGGAAAATAGAGCAGGATGGATGGAAGTGCTGATAAGGCTGACACCAGAAGACATTTGGCTGGACCAGcagaaagaattttttttttaacgcaCTGATCCCCAAAACAAATTATATTCCTTTCCAATTTTCCTTTGGAACTTTTTCAAGCCAACTGCAAACATCTCACAGCCTAAGAGCTGCAGGGATTTTCCTCCTCAGTGCCTCACTTTGTCCTCTTATTTTAACCTATTTGCAGCTTGTTAAATTCAACTCAGCagatttgtatgtatcagtatCAACAATTACTGCAAATGTGAAACAACTGTAAGCAACTGCACAATTCTGGTTTATTATAAAACTCCCAAAGTCCCACCAGAAGTAGCAGAATAACCTCTGATGACCCTAAATTTCCCAGCCCAGTGAATTGTTCCAGCTCTGTGTTAATGATTTAAATATATGTGCAGGTCAAAAGAAGCCATAGGCCACATTAACATCCTGAACTTGTTGGTAAAGTGTATTAATTATTCCGTTTATGAACCCGCTGATCTTCCATTGCAACAAGAATGTTTTTCTAAAAGCGTTTAAGCCTGCTTGTAGTAACTCTTACACCAACGCAGAGCAGATCAGTGACATTACTGCTGGTTACAAGTGACTCCTGCATGCTGACAGAGAGGAACAAATGCATGACACTGGTGGTCGCCCTATTCTTACCCCGTTGGCAGCTGCCATTTGCACTATCACCTCGATTGCAGCTCGGCTGAAGTAGCGGCCGTCGCTGCCCACCACCATGGTGCAACCCTGTCGGTCCCGCAGGTCGATGGAGGACAGCACGCTCTGGATGTAGTTCTGCAAGTAGTTTTTCTTCCCCTCGAACACCGCAGTCTTCCTCCGCAGTCCATTGGTACCGGGCCGCTGGTCCTCGAAGGGGGCGGTTTGGACCGTCACCACCGGGATCGGGCTCGTCTCCATCCTCCTTAACCGATCAAGCAAGTTTGgtggagtttttgttttgttttgttttgttttgtaggaTTTTACACCACTGAGTAAAAAAATAAGTTCGCTCAAAGATGCAATTTGTCAGTCTAGGGTGAAGTAAAGGTTGTTTTCCCCCCCGTCGAGGAAAAAAGCGATGACAGCAGGGACGAAGTGGCTATAGTGACAAgaaacagccaatcaaaaatGTTTTCACCTCGACCCAAGCCAGGAGTCGCATCCTATAGTACTGGCTGAGCTAAGCAGCCACCAGCACTCTCCTCCTCTGCTGGCGGACAACTCCCTCTTCTAATAAGCCTGAACAACTGACTATGAAGAAAAAGAATCAGGGAGGGGTGGACTCGTCAAGACTCACAATCAGCTGAGCCTCCGGCCAAAAATAGACATCTGACTGATGGCAAAAGGGAATTGTGTCGGCACCGGTCTGCAACCGGAcacgcctgtgtgtgtgtgtgtgcttttcacACTAACCCACAGGCCATTACTATAGTCAGTTACAAAAATCTGGAAGTATCTTAGTGTCCCGTTTTTATTtaactattattattttctgaactgaaaatgttttaatagatCTTGACTTCTGTGTGTTCTGTAAATTCTTTAGTAGCCCATCCCATAACACGGACCAACTTCAGTGCGCTTACGTCTGCTCCAATATTTTGGAAACAGTGCGACCTTGAGGCAGAATGGAAAAAGTGACttttaattatcattattattttgtatACTTGATGAAACACGTAAATGTGAGAGTACCAATTAGGGATACAGAGTTTCATTTCTAAAACCTGCTGCTTCACTCTCATTTGAGTGAGTTTCATTATTTAATCAGCAATGGCCAGTGCGAGTTTAAGGCCTGCGTTTGTAAAGCTTTTATTCATTTCCTGGttggaaatgtgtttttataattTGACAATGACTTTAgtaaaatctgatttttttcatcattCTTGTAGCCTGTAGACTACAAGTGAGTTAAGGTGATCAAGAGGAAGCAGGCCAACACAATGTTGAACCC includes these proteins:
- the pgm5 gene encoding phosphoglucomutase-like protein 5, which gives rise to METSPIPVVTVQTAPFEDQRPGTNGLRRKTAVFEGKKNYLQNYIQSVLSSIDLRDRQGCTMVVGSDGRYFSRAAIEVIVQMAAANGIGRLVIGHSGLLSTPAVSCIIRKIKAIGGIILTASHNPGGPGGDFGIKFNVANGGPSPDTVMERIYQVSRTLEEYAICPDLRIDLSRLGRQEFDLENKFKPFRVEIVDSVEVYLQMLRNIFDFTAIKSLLTGPDQLKIHIDAMNGVMGPYVRRILCDELGAPANSAVNCVPLEDFGGRPPEPNLTYATSLVESMKGGDFGFGAAFDADGDRYMILGENGFFVNPSDSVAIMGANLSTIPYFRQYGVKGFARSMATSAALDRVAKAMKLALYETPTGWRYFGNLMDSGRCSVCGEESFGTGSDHIREKDGLWSVLVWLSIMAAKKQGVEQIVREHWARFGRNYFCRFDYEGLDPRAAFYLMRDLEAVISDKAFTSQKFAVGDHMYSVEKADNFEYIDPVDGTVARNQGLRIIFNDASRLVFRMSGSGGGMGTTIRIYAESFERDPERHNRETQVVLGPLIAIALKISNIHERTGRRGPNVIT